The Sorangiineae bacterium MSr11954 DNA segment CATGCCGGCGAACAAAAGCGAGAACTTCACCACGCCCAGGAGCACGGCCACGGCGAAGACCCAGCGCCAGGGCACCTGGGGGCGGCCTACGAAGAAGATGGCCGGAAAGGCGGAGAGACCAAAGCGCAGCGCGCAGAAGAGCACCGGGGGAAATTGCGCGAGGCCGACGTGGATGGCGATGAAGTTGAAGCCCCACACCGCCATCACCGCCACCGCCAGGGCCATATCTCGAGAACGCATGGTGTGCAGAACGATGGTGTCTCGAACCGTAAAGGACCAGCGAATGTTTCTACCGCATATCTTTAGCCGTGCTACACGATCGAGATGATTGAACTGGGCCGCCTTCGAGCGCTCTCGGCCGTCGCCACCTATGGAACGGTCTTCGCGGCCGCCGACGTGTTGCACTGCACGCCCTCGGCGGTGTCGCAACACATCGCCAAGCTCGAACAAGAGACGGGCACGAGCCTGTTCGAGAAAGACGGCCGCCGATTGCGGCTGACCGAGGCGGGCCGGCTGCTCTCGGAGCACGCGCTGCTGGTGCTCGGCGCGGTGGAGCGGGCGGAGGCCGCGCTCGCGGCCCATCACGGCACGGTGTGCGGGCGGGTGGCCATCGCCTCGTTTCCCACCGCGTGCCGCGCGCTGGTCCCGCTGGCCTTGAAGCGCCTCGCCAAGGAGCATCCGCAGCTCGACATGGCCATGCTCGAGGCCAACCCGCACCAGGCGCTCGACTTGCTCGCCCGCGGCGAGGCCGACATCGCGCTGGTCGATGAGTGGCCCGGGATCAGCTTGGAGTTTCCGCCCGGCGTCACGCGCACCGCGCTGGGGGAGGACTACGCCGATCTGGTGGTGCCGTCGAAGCACCCGCTCAGCGCTCGAAAGCGGCCCGTCCGCTGGAGCGAGCTCACGGACGAGCGCTGGATCGCGTCCACCCCCGGCACCATCTGCTACGACTGGGTCACCCGCGCGCTGCCCGGGGTGCGGCCGGCGTTCTTGGTCGACGAGTTCGAAACGCAGCTGAATCTGGTCGCCACCGGCTTGGCCGTCGCCATGGTGCCCAGGCTCGCGCGCATCTCCGTGCCCTCGGGGGTCACGATCCTTCCGCTCGATCCGATGCCCTCACGCCGCATCAGCGTGGTCTGGCGCGAGGCCTCCGGGAGGCGGCCCGCCCTCGAGGTCACCGCCACCGCGCTCCGCCAAGCTTGGGAGAAACGGGTGACGGCCAGCGGCTAAGCCCCCGGGCGCGCGCGGGCGCCCGAGCGCGATCAATCGCCTTCTTCGTCTTTGCCTTCGCCCTCGACGGGCACGTACTCCATGCGCGCCATGGGGATATCGCCTTTGTAGACCACCATGGGCGCGAGGGCGCGGGCGATGTCGCGCACCTGTACGGGCAGGCCCTCGAGGGTCATCATTTGGCTCCGGCCGATGCCGGCGAGCTTCAAGGCGCGTTCGAAGAGGGACGCGTCGGGCGCGGGCAAGGTGCGCAGGGGCGCGTCGTAGGGGAGGTTGCCCAGGGCGCGGGCCTCGGCCAGGGCTTCGCGCAGGCCGCCCATCTTGTCGACCAGCTTGTGGCCGAGCGCTTGCTGCCCGGTCCAGACGCGGCCCTGGCCGACGAGGTCGACCTCGGCTTTGGTCATATGGCGGCCGGCGGCCACGCGCTCCAGGAACTTATCGTAGAATTGTTGGACCTTGATCGCGAGCACCCGCCGCTCGTCCTCGGTGAACGGGCGGAAGAACGACTCGGCGTCGGCGCGCGGGGTGGTTTTGTAGACCTCGACGTTGATGCCCAGCTTCTTCAAAAGCTCGCTCACATCGGCTTTGCCGTAGAAGATGCCGATGGATCCGGTCACCGTGAGCGGCAGGGCATAGATGGTGCGGGCGGGCGTGGCGATGTAATAGCCGCCGCTGGCGGCGGAGGAGCCCATCGAGACGATGAGCGGCTTCTTCTTCGCCAGGAGCTCGAGCTCGCGCCACATCACGTCGGCGGACATGGAGGAGCCGCCGCCCGTCTCGATGCGAAGGACCACGCTCTTGACGGTGGGATCGTTCTTGAGCGCCGCGATGCTGTCCGCGATCGTGTACGAGCCGACCAGCTTCGAGTCGAGCAGCGGAATGGTCTCGGAGCGGCCGTCGACCATGTCGCCGTCGACCAAGAGGAGTCCCACCTTGTCGCGCGGGCCGAAGGTCTCCGGGACCTTCTTCGGCTCCTCGTATTCGCGGAGCGAGGTCCTCCCGCCCAGCATCTCGCTCATCACCCGATCGAGCTCGTCGTCGAAGGCGTACCCGTCGACGAAATTCGCCTCGCGCGCTTCGGCGGCCACGTAAGGGCCCTTGAGCGTCTCGGCGCGCACGCGCGCGTCGGTCATCTTTCGGCCGAGGGCGACGTTGCGGTTGAAGACGGCCTCGTATTGGCGCA contains these protein-coding regions:
- a CDS encoding LysR family transcriptional regulator; the encoded protein is MIELGRLRALSAVATYGTVFAAADVLHCTPSAVSQHIAKLEQETGTSLFEKDGRRLRLTEAGRLLSEHALLVLGAVERAEAALAAHHGTVCGRVAIASFPTACRALVPLALKRLAKEHPQLDMAMLEANPHQALDLLARGEADIALVDEWPGISLEFPPGVTRTALGEDYADLVVPSKHPLSARKRPVRWSELTDERWIASTPGTICYDWVTRALPGVRPAFLVDEFETQLNLVATGLAVAMVPRLARISVPSGVTILPLDPMPSRRISVVWREASGRRPALEVTATALRQAWEKRVTASG